Proteins encoded in a region of the Anopheles ziemanni chromosome 2, idAnoZiCoDA_A2_x.2, whole genome shotgun sequence genome:
- the LOC131282162 gene encoding GTP cyclohydrolase 1 — MSKFEISDNADELNQEIDDTNFPSRSNSICFGASNGNGSTGSLNNSYGPFANRRRSSSIRRTESEMTEDGEPSGTAGVVPIENSSATGPAATGGDSGAAINNNYTNGHGGENGENGAANTSVSSNSVVSAIVGLNRARPTPIRTTSLSGETGGRCSYGATNTNTTTSPPLQTPRATMTPGHEKCTFHHDLELDHKPSTREDLLPLMSKSYRMLLSSLGEDPERQGLLKTPERAAKAMLFFTKGYDQSLEEALNGAVFDEDHDEMVVVKDIEMFSMCEHHLVPFYGKVSIGYLPCKKILGLSKLARIVEIFSRRLQVQERLTKQIAVAVTQAVQPAGVAVIIEGVHMCMVMRGVQKINSKTVTSTMLGVFRDDPKTREEFLTLCNNK; from the exons ATGAGCAAGTTCGAAATTTCCGACAACGCGGACGAGCTGAACCAGGAGATCGATGACACCAACTTCCCGTCCCGCTCGAACTCGATCTGCTTCGGAGCGTCCAACGGGAATGGTTCGACCGGGAGTCTCAACAACAGCTACGGCCCATTCGCCAACCGACGCCGGTCGAGCAGTATCCGCCGGACGGAGAGTGAAATGACGGAGGATGGggaaccgtccggaacggCCGGGGTCGTGCCCATCGAGAACAGTTCCGCCACCGGCCCTGCGGCGACCGGGGGAGACTCGGGGGCCGCCATCAACAATAACTACACCAATGGCCATGGTGGCGAAAATGGCGAAAATGGCGCCGCCAACACCAGTGTTAGCTCGAACAGTGTCGTCTCGGCGATCGTTGGCCTTAACCGGGCCCGTCCGACTCCGATCCGTACGACCAGTCTGTCAGGTGAGACGGGCGGCAGGTGCAGCTATGGGGCCACTAACACTAACACCACCACTTCACCACCGCTCCAAACACCACGAGCTACCATGACGCCAG GACACGAGAAATGTACCTTCCACCACGATCTGGAACTCGACCACAAACCATCGACCCGGGAGGATCTGCTGCCACTGATGTCCAAGTCCTATCGGATGCTGCTGTCGAGCCTGGGCGAAGATCCGGAGCGTCAGGGACTGCTGAAGACTCCGGAGCGGGCCGCCAAGGCGATGCTCTTCTTCACCAAGGGCTACGATCAGAGCTTGGAAG AGGCCTTGAACGGTGCCGTATTCGACGAGGACCACGAcgagatggtggtggtgaaggaCATCGAAATGTTCTCCATGTGCGAGCATCATCTGGTGCCGTTCTACGGTAAAGTCTCGATCGGTTACTTGCCATGCAAGAAGATTCTCGGCCTGAGTAAGCTGGCTAG AATCGTGGAAATTTTCTCCCGTCGTCTGCAAGTCCAGGAGCGTTTGACCAAGCAAATCGCCGTCGCCGTCACTCAGGCCGTCCAACCGGCTGGCGTTGCCGTCATCATCGAAGGAGT GCACATGTGCATGGTGATGCGGGGCGTGCAGAAGATCAACAGCAAGACGGTCACCTCGACGATGCTGGGCGTTTTCCGGGACGATCCGAAGACACGCGAAGAGTTCCTGACACTGTGCAACAACAAGTGA